In the genome of Streptomyces collinus, one region contains:
- a CDS encoding response regulator, whose amino-acid sequence MTAIRLLLVDDDPLVRAGLSLMMGGADDIEIVGEAADGAEAEALVDRTRPDVVLMDIRMPTVDGLTATERLRAREDAPQVVVLTTFHADEQVLRALRVGAAGFVLKDTPPAEILAAVRRVAAGDPVLSPTVTRQLMRHAVGTAADTRRTRARERLAALNDREREVAVAVGRGLANAAIATGLFMSVATVKTHVSRILAKLDLNNRVQIALLAYDAGLLEEEREER is encoded by the coding sequence ATGACTGCGATCAGACTGCTCCTCGTCGATGACGATCCGCTGGTGCGGGCCGGGCTGTCCTTGATGATGGGCGGCGCCGACGACATCGAGATCGTCGGCGAGGCCGCCGACGGCGCCGAGGCGGAGGCCCTCGTCGACCGCACCCGCCCGGACGTCGTGCTCATGGACATCAGGATGCCGACGGTGGACGGTCTCACGGCCACGGAGCGGCTGCGCGCCCGCGAGGACGCCCCGCAGGTGGTGGTCCTCACCACGTTCCACGCCGACGAGCAGGTGCTGCGCGCGCTGCGCGTGGGTGCCGCCGGATTCGTCCTCAAGGACACTCCGCCGGCCGAGATCCTCGCGGCGGTGCGCCGGGTCGCGGCCGGCGACCCGGTCCTGTCGCCCACGGTCACCCGCCAGCTGATGCGGCACGCCGTCGGCACCGCGGCCGACACGCGCCGCACCCGCGCGCGCGAACGCCTGGCCGCACTCAACGACCGCGAGCGCGAGGTCGCCGTCGCGGTCGGCCGGGGCCTTGCCAACGCCGCGATCGCCACCGGCCTGTTCATGAGCGTCGCCACCGTGAAGACACACGTCTCGCGCATCCTGGCCAAGCTGGACCTCAACAACCGGGTGCAGATCGCGCTGCTCGCCTACGACGCGGGACTCCTGGAGGAGGAGCGGGAAGAGCGCTGA
- a CDS encoding Gfo/Idh/MocA family protein, whose protein sequence is MRIGVIGTGRIGTIHANTLSRHRDVGSLILTDADAARAQELAHRLGETAAPGVEEIFRWGVDAVVITTATSAHAELIGRAARSGLPVFCEKPIALDLPGTLSAISEVETAGTVLQMGFQRRFDAGYTGAREAVRSGRLGRLHTVRALTSDQAPPDAAWLPLSGGLYRDTLIHDFDVLRWVTGREVTDVYAAGSDAGPRMFREAGDVDTAAALLTLDDGTLATLTATRMNGAGYDVRMELAGERDQIVVGLDDRTPIASTEPTGPPAADKPWTGFLERFGPAYEAELNAFVEVVRGERANPCDGREALQALRIAEACELSRRGRRPVHLAEIAGASPAFA, encoded by the coding sequence ATGCGCATCGGCGTCATCGGTACGGGCCGCATCGGCACCATCCACGCGAACACGCTGAGCCGGCATCGCGACGTCGGCTCACTGATCCTCACGGACGCGGACGCCGCCAGGGCCCAGGAACTGGCACACCGGCTGGGTGAGACGGCGGCGCCCGGCGTGGAGGAGATCTTCCGCTGGGGGGTCGACGCGGTGGTGATCACGACGGCCACGTCGGCCCACGCCGAACTGATCGGTCGGGCAGCACGCTCGGGCCTGCCGGTGTTCTGCGAGAAACCCATCGCGCTGGACCTGCCGGGGACCTTGAGCGCGATCTCCGAGGTCGAGACGGCCGGGACGGTTCTGCAGATGGGCTTCCAGCGCCGCTTCGACGCGGGCTACACGGGTGCGCGCGAGGCCGTGCGCTCCGGCCGGCTGGGGCGGCTGCACACCGTGCGGGCCCTGACCAGCGACCAGGCGCCGCCGGACGCCGCGTGGCTGCCGCTGTCCGGCGGGCTGTACCGGGACACGCTGATCCACGACTTCGACGTGCTGCGCTGGGTGACCGGCCGGGAGGTGACGGACGTCTACGCCGCCGGGTCCGACGCCGGTCCCCGGATGTTCCGCGAGGCGGGCGACGTCGACACCGCCGCCGCGCTGCTCACCCTGGACGACGGCACGCTCGCCACGCTCACCGCGACCCGGATGAACGGGGCCGGCTACGACGTGCGCATGGAGCTCGCCGGGGAGCGCGACCAGATCGTGGTCGGTCTGGACGACCGTACGCCGATCGCGTCCACCGAGCCGACCGGGCCGCCGGCCGCGGACAAGCCGTGGACGGGCTTCCTGGAGCGCTTCGGCCCTGCCTACGAGGCCGAGCTGAACGCGTTCGTGGAGGTCGTGAGGGGCGAGCGGGCCAATCCCTGCGACGGGCGCGAGGCGCTGCAGGCGCTGCGGATCGCCGAGGCGTGCGAGCTGTCGCGGCGGGGGCGCAGGCCGGTGCACCTCGCGGAGATCGCCGGCGCCTCCCCCGCGTTCGCCTGA
- a CDS encoding GntR family transcriptional regulator, translated as MQLELSVDRSSPVPLYFQLSQQLEAAIEHGTLTPGSLLGNEIELAARLGLSRPTVRQAIQSLVDKGLLVRRRGVGTQVVHSQVKRPLELSSLYDDLEAAGQRPATRVLVNKLVPASAEVAAALGVAEDSDVHRVERLRLAHGEPMAYLCNFLPPGLIDLDTDQLETTGLYRLMRAAGITLHSARQSIGARAATTEEAERLAEETGAPLLTMQRVTFDDTGRAVEFGTHTYRPTRYSFEFQLLVRS; from the coding sequence GTGCAGCTCGAGCTGAGCGTGGACCGCAGTTCCCCCGTGCCGTTGTACTTCCAGCTGTCCCAGCAGCTGGAGGCCGCGATCGAGCACGGCACGCTGACCCCCGGCAGCCTGCTGGGCAACGAGATCGAACTCGCCGCCCGGCTCGGCCTGTCCCGGCCGACCGTCCGCCAGGCGATCCAGTCGCTCGTCGACAAGGGCCTCCTCGTCCGCCGCCGCGGCGTGGGCACCCAGGTCGTGCACAGCCAGGTGAAGCGCCCACTGGAGCTCAGCAGCCTCTACGACGACCTGGAGGCGGCGGGCCAGCGCCCGGCCACCCGGGTCCTCGTCAACAAGCTCGTCCCCGCCTCCGCCGAGGTCGCCGCCGCGCTCGGCGTCGCCGAGGACAGCGACGTCCACCGCGTGGAGCGCCTCCGCCTCGCCCACGGCGAGCCCATGGCCTACCTCTGCAACTTCCTGCCCCCCGGCCTCATCGATCTCGACACGGACCAGCTGGAGACCACCGGCCTCTACCGTCTGATGCGAGCCGCGGGCATCACCCTGCACAGCGCCCGCCAGTCGATCGGCGCCCGCGCGGCGACGACGGAGGAGGCGGAGCGCCTGGCGGAGGAGACGGGGGCCCCGCTGCTCACCATGCAACGCGTCACGTTCGACGACACGGGCCGGGCGGTGGAATTCGGCACCCACACCTACCGTCCGACGCGCTACAGCTTCGAATTCCAGTTGCTGGTGCGTTCTTGA
- a CDS encoding ROK family glucokinase translates to MSTYRDFTAPIGSRRATALRTVGTRERRSHLTAPRVPTVGIDIGGTKVMAGVVDADGNILEMLRTETPDKSKSPKVVEDTIAELVLDLSDRHDVHAVGIGAAGWVDADRNRVLFAPHLSWRNEPLRDRLSGRLSVPVLVDNDANTAAWAEWRFGAGRGEDHLVMITLGTGIGGAILEDGQVKRGKYGVAGEFGHMQVVPGGHRCPCGNRGCWEQYSSGNALVREARELAAADSPVAYGIIEHVKGSIGDITGPMITELARDGDAMCIELLQDIGQWLGVGIANLAAALDPSCFVIGGGVSAADDLLIGPARDAFKRHLTGRGYRPEARIVRAQLGPEAGMVGAADLARLVARRFRRAKRRRVERFERYERYTQSLRSTQETP, encoded by the coding sequence ATGAGCACCTACCGCGACTTCACCGCCCCCATCGGCTCCCGCCGTGCCACCGCCCTGCGCACCGTCGGCACCCGGGAGCGCCGCTCGCACCTGACGGCGCCCCGCGTGCCCACGGTCGGCATCGACATCGGCGGTACGAAGGTGATGGCGGGCGTCGTCGACGCCGACGGCAACATTCTGGAGATGCTCCGCACGGAGACCCCGGACAAGTCCAAGAGCCCCAAGGTCGTCGAGGACACCATCGCCGAGCTGGTCCTGGACCTCTCCGACCGGCACGACGTGCACGCCGTCGGCATCGGTGCGGCCGGCTGGGTGGACGCCGACCGCAACCGCGTGCTGTTCGCGCCCCACCTGTCCTGGCGCAACGAACCGCTCCGCGACCGCCTCTCGGGCCGTCTCTCCGTCCCGGTCCTCGTGGACAACGACGCCAACACCGCGGCCTGGGCGGAATGGCGCTTCGGCGCCGGCCGCGGCGAGGACCACCTCGTCATGATCACCCTCGGCACCGGCATCGGCGGCGCGATCCTGGAGGACGGCCAGGTCAAGCGCGGCAAGTACGGCGTCGCCGGCGAGTTCGGCCACATGCAGGTCGTGCCCGGCGGCCACCGCTGCCCGTGCGGCAACCGCGGCTGCTGGGAGCAGTACAGCTCCGGAAACGCCCTGGTCCGCGAGGCCCGCGAGCTGGCCGCCGCCGACTCGCCCGTCGCGTACGGGATCATCGAGCACGTCAAGGGCAGCATCGGCGACATCACCGGCCCGATGATCACCGAGCTGGCCCGTGACGGTGACGCCATGTGCATCGAGCTGCTCCAGGACATCGGCCAGTGGCTCGGCGTCGGCATCGCCAACCTCGCCGCCGCCCTCGACCCGTCCTGCTTCGTGATCGGCGGCGGTGTATCGGCCGCCGACGACCTGCTGATCGGCCCGGCCCGGGACGCCTTCAAGCGGCACCTCACCGGCCGCGGCTACCGCCCCGAGGCCCGTATCGTCCGCGCCCAGCTCGGCCCCGAGGCCGGCATGGTCGGCGCGGCCGACCTCGCCCGGCTGGTCGCCCGCCGCTTCCGTCGCGCCAAGCGCCGCCGCGTGGAGCGCTTCGAGCGGTACGAGCGCTACACGCAGTCGCTCCGCAGTACCCAGGAGACGCCGTGA
- a CDS encoding sugar kinase, with product MTASLPHQGSWPDEPDRPAEDRRHMIRRRSLTLLIIVLLIGIPAGYLVISANQSRDSGKDKEAKYSATGLTEGWPSKLQRRIYQVPVPHPAWHVAYYETNNWKTSRLYTQFETNAAGLDAYLTGLGVTRKDLKQGHITIGARDRKITGWKFATTDAWYGFVHRQKNPAPTHDVVVDLSNPAYPWVYVVARTVP from the coding sequence GTGACCGCCTCCCTGCCCCACCAGGGCTCCTGGCCCGACGAGCCGGACCGTCCGGCCGAGGACCGCCGCCACATGATCCGCCGCAGGTCCCTCACCCTGCTGATCATCGTGCTCCTCATCGGCATCCCGGCCGGCTACCTCGTGATCTCCGCGAACCAGAGCCGCGACAGCGGCAAGGACAAGGAGGCGAAGTACTCGGCGACCGGCCTGACCGAGGGCTGGCCCTCCAAGCTCCAGCGCCGGATCTACCAGGTGCCCGTCCCGCACCCGGCCTGGCACGTGGCGTACTACGAGACCAACAACTGGAAGACCAGCCGCCTCTACACCCAGTTCGAGACCAACGCCGCCGGCCTCGACGCCTACCTGACCGGCCTGGGTGTGACGCGGAAGGACCTGAAGCAGGGCCACATCACCATCGGCGCCCGCGACCGGAAGATCACCGGCTGGAAGTTCGCCACGACCGACGCCTGGTACGGCTTCGTCCACCGGCAGAAGAATCCGGCACCCACCCACGACGTGGTCGTGGACCTGTCCAACCCGGCGTACCCCTGGGTGTACGTGGTCGCGCGGACCGTGCCCTGA
- a CDS encoding DEAD/DEAH box helicase, translating to MGDTTAVAERAEAPAVPVRFPAVFLPAPLPREGRIAFWDPEGEPLPAGDPEHTATAELTVVRRHGAAGVRRRTTPALTLPLEVALPLLVRARHDPGAHPATACWGAAALHALRLTARGRLLPGLTSTGHDAWRAGPLDPDDIAHLRAVAAALPYEGHAVPLPGPGPVRLPEPEALVRAFLDAVADTLPRTPAAPHTSGRPFAAREPQHLPAAHDWAAEVAAGMDAGVRISLRLDLSAYDLFDDASDGRARSAGAAIVQVHSLADPTLVADTAALWAGEADDAFGPRARVDAALAVRRAARVWPPLDRLADQDVPDVLALTEDELSDLLGVAATRLAASGVAVHWPRDLAQDLSAAAVVRPAPGSATDGTGFFESEDLLQFRWQLALGGDPLTDTEMDALAEAHRPVVRLRDQWVLVDPALVRKARKRDLGLLDPVDALSVALTGTADVDGETVEAVPVGALAALRDRLTAGIRPAEPPSALQATLRDYQLRGLAWLDLMTTLGLGGCLADDMGLGKTVTLIALHLKRARTEPTLVVCPASLLGNWQREINRFAPGVPVRRFHGPDRSLDGLDGGFVLTTYGTMRSAAPALAERAWGMVVADEAQHVKNPYSATAKALRTIPAPARVALTGTPVENNLSELWALLDWTTPGLLGPLKSFRARHARAVENGEDEEAVERLARLVRPFLLRRKKSDPGIVPELPPKTETDHPVPLTREQAALYEAVVRESMLAIETAEGMPRRGLVLKLLTSLKQICNHPALFLKEEHHPAAGDRLAARSGKLALLDELLDTLLAEDGSALVFTQYVGMARLITSHLATRAVPVDLLHGGTPVPERERMVDRFQAGSTPVLVLSLKAAGTGLNLTRAGHVVHFDRWWNPAVEEQATDRAYRIGQTQPVQVHRLITEGTVEDRIAEMLQSKRALADAILGSGESSLTELTDRELSDLVSLRRSS from the coding sequence ATGGGCGACACGACTGCTGTGGCCGAGCGGGCCGAGGCGCCCGCGGTCCCGGTCCGGTTCCCGGCCGTCTTCCTGCCCGCGCCCCTCCCGCGCGAGGGACGCATCGCCTTCTGGGACCCCGAGGGTGAGCCCCTGCCCGCCGGGGACCCGGAGCACACCGCCACCGCCGAGCTGACCGTCGTACGACGGCACGGCGCCGCCGGGGTCCGGCGGCGCACCACCCCAGCGCTGACCCTCCCGCTCGAAGTGGCCCTGCCGCTCCTCGTGCGCGCCCGGCACGACCCGGGAGCCCACCCCGCCACGGCCTGCTGGGGCGCCGCCGCCCTGCACGCCCTGCGGCTGACCGCCCGCGGCCGGCTGCTGCCCGGCCTCACCTCCACCGGCCACGACGCCTGGCGCGCCGGCCCCCTCGACCCGGACGACATCGCGCACCTGCGCGCCGTCGCCGCCGCCCTGCCCTACGAGGGACACGCCGTCCCGCTGCCCGGCCCCGGCCCGGTCCGGCTGCCCGAACCGGAAGCGCTCGTCCGCGCCTTCCTGGACGCGGTCGCCGACACCCTGCCCCGCACCCCGGCCGCGCCCCACACCTCCGGCAGGCCCTTCGCGGCCCGCGAACCCCAGCATCTGCCCGCCGCTCACGACTGGGCCGCCGAAGTCGCCGCCGGCATGGACGCCGGCGTGCGGATCTCGCTCCGCCTTGACCTGTCGGCATACGACCTGTTCGACGACGCCTCCGACGGCCGTGCCCGCAGTGCCGGCGCGGCGATCGTCCAGGTGCACAGCCTCGCCGACCCCACTCTCGTGGCCGACACGGCGGCCCTGTGGGCGGGGGAGGCCGACGACGCCTTCGGGCCCCGCGCGCGCGTGGACGCCGCCCTCGCCGTCCGCCGGGCGGCCCGCGTCTGGCCCCCGCTCGACCGGCTCGCCGACCAGGACGTGCCCGACGTGCTGGCCCTGACCGAGGACGAGCTGAGCGACCTGCTCGGGGTCGCGGCGACCCGGCTCGCCGCGTCCGGGGTCGCCGTGCACTGGCCGCGGGACCTCGCGCAGGACCTGTCCGCCGCTGCGGTGGTCCGCCCGGCCCCCGGCTCGGCGACCGACGGCACCGGCTTCTTCGAGAGCGAGGACCTCCTCCAGTTCCGCTGGCAGCTGGCGCTCGGCGGCGACCCGCTCACCGACACCGAGATGGACGCGCTCGCCGAGGCCCACCGCCCGGTCGTCCGGCTGCGCGACCAATGGGTGCTGGTCGACCCGGCGCTGGTGCGCAAGGCCCGCAAACGGGACCTGGGCCTGCTCGACCCGGTCGACGCGCTGTCCGTCGCCCTCACCGGCACGGCCGACGTGGACGGCGAGACGGTCGAGGCCGTCCCCGTGGGCGCGCTGGCCGCCCTGCGCGACCGCCTGACCGCGGGGATCCGCCCGGCCGAACCGCCCTCGGCCCTTCAGGCCACCCTCCGGGACTACCAACTGCGGGGCCTGGCCTGGCTCGACCTGATGACCACCCTCGGTCTAGGCGGCTGCCTCGCCGACGACATGGGCCTCGGCAAGACCGTCACCCTCATCGCCCTGCACCTGAAGCGGGCGCGCACCGAGCCCACCCTGGTCGTGTGCCCGGCCTCCCTGCTGGGCAACTGGCAGCGGGAGATCAACCGCTTCGCCCCCGGCGTGCCGGTCCGCCGCTTCCACGGCCCGGACCGCAGCCTCGACGGCCTGGACGGCGGCTTCGTCCTCACCACCTACGGCACCATGCGCTCGGCGGCTCCCGCCCTGGCCGAGCGAGCCTGGGGCATGGTCGTCGCCGACGAGGCGCAGCACGTCAAGAACCCTTACTCGGCCACCGCCAAGGCGCTGCGCACGATCCCGGCCCCCGCGCGCGTGGCCCTGACCGGCACGCCCGTCGAGAACAACCTCTCGGAGCTGTGGGCCCTGCTCGACTGGACGACCCCCGGCCTCCTCGGCCCGCTGAAGTCCTTCCGCGCCCGGCACGCGCGTGCCGTGGAGAACGGCGAGGACGAGGAAGCGGTGGAGCGCCTCGCCCGCCTGGTCCGGCCCTTCCTGCTGCGCCGCAAGAAGTCCGACCCGGGCATCGTGCCCGAGCTGCCGCCCAAGACCGAGACCGACCACCCGGTGCCGCTCACCCGCGAACAGGCCGCGCTGTACGAGGCGGTGGTCCGCGAGTCGATGCTCGCCATCGAGACCGCCGAGGGCATGCCCCGCCGCGGCCTGGTGCTGAAGCTCCTCACGTCGCTGAAGCAGATCTGCAACCACCCGGCACTGTTCCTCAAGGAGGAGCACCACCCGGCCGCGGGCGACAGACTCGCCGCCCGCTCCGGCAAACTCGCCCTCCTCGACGAGCTGCTGGACACGCTGCTGGCCGAGGACGGATCCGCCCTCGTCTTCACGCAGTACGTCGGGATGGCCCGCCTGATCACCTCCCACCTGGCCACCCGCGCGGTCCCGGTCGACCTCCTCCACGGCGGTACGCCGGTCCCCGAGCGGGAACGCATGGTGGACCGCTTCCAGGCCGGTTCGACGCCCGTCCTGGTGCTGTCGCTCAAGGCGGCGGGCACCGGCCTCAACCTCACCCGGGCGGGACACGTCGTGCACTTCGACCGCTGGTGGAACCCGGCCGTCGAGGAGCAGGCGACCGACCGTGCCTACCGCATCGGCCAGACCCAGCCGGTGCAGGTGCACCGCCTCATCACCGAGGGCACCGTCGAGGACCGCATCGCCGAGATGCTCCAGTCCAAGCGCGCCCTGGCCGACGCGATCCTCGGCTCCGGCGAGTCCTCCCTCACGGAACTGACCGACCGGGAGCTGTCCGACCTGGTGTCCCTGCGGAGGTCGTCATGA
- a CDS encoding SWIM zinc finger family protein: protein MPTGGPALWAPGSAADTGAPAEPGVSGLADAGRVAPTGGPAFRDPGPAPADAFAEPGVSGLADSGRAARTGGPALRAPAQGADISAPAEPGAPELADAGRVAPTGGPAFRDPGPAPADAFAEPGVSGLADSGRAARTGGPALPDPAPAAGTGGPASPDPAPAAGTDGPASPDPAPAAGTGAPAPSPTAPPPPAPGHVPPRRPEQPSSVNAGPVPVSASPVISAARSTPRAARSMAAPNRDHELRRTFPPFPPRDGDRFAESWWGNAWVGALEQGALDVKRLERGRGYAGQGHVDAITVTPGLVLAYVQGSRPRPYRVQVRLRTLDDTDWDRFLDAAADRPGHIAALLDKEMPQSLAECGVPLLPGPGDLEPRCSCPDRGHPCKHAAALCYQTARLLDADPFVLLLLRGRGERELLDALSRLSATRAARAARDKGPAPLPGVRAAEVLASSALAPLPAPLPPPAHPEQPPAYPAAPGGPDPFALDQLATDAAARAHALLGTGRDPVGQLTFWQDAVRLAAARPGAGLTAGTRSLYASLAAAAGRTPSELARAVAAWRQGGLEGLAVLEEPWDPPAGRFDRARPLLLAADLPAFRPWRNHLTHPRGHLQLRLGCDGLWYAYESEPGHDDWWPRGTPDPDPVGALTGLGVPGDF from the coding sequence GTGCCCACCGGCGGTCCGGCCCTCTGGGCCCCCGGCTCCGCCGCGGACACCGGCGCCCCGGCCGAGCCCGGCGTTTCGGGACTCGCGGATGCGGGTCGGGTCGCGCCTACCGGCGGTCCGGCCTTCCGGGACCCCGGCCCCGCTCCTGCCGACGCCTTCGCTGAGCCCGGCGTGTCGGGACTCGCGGATTCGGGCCGGGCTGCGCGCACCGGCGGTCCGGCGCTGCGGGCCCCCGCCCAGGGAGCGGATATCAGCGCCCCGGCCGAGCCCGGCGCCCCTGAACTCGCGGATGCGGGTCGGGTCGCGCCTACCGGCGGTCCGGCCTTCCGGGACCCCGGCCCAGCTCCTGCCGACGCCTTCGCTGAGCCCGGCGTGTCGGGACTCGCGGATTCGGGCCGGGCTGCGCGCACCGGCGGTCCGGCCCTGCCGGACCCTGCCCCCGCCGCGGGCACCGGCGGCCCGGCCTCGCCGGACCCTGCCCCCGCCGCGGGCACCGACGGCCCGGCCTCGCCGGACCCCGCCCCCGCCGCAGGCACCGGCGCCCCGGCGCCGTCGCCCACGGCCCCGCCGCCCCCCGCTCCGGGTCACGTCCCGCCCCGCCGCCCCGAGCAACCCAGCTCCGTGAACGCCGGGCCCGTGCCGGTCTCGGCCTCGCCCGTGATCTCTGCGGCCCGCAGCACGCCCCGGGCAGCCCGTTCCATGGCCGCTCCCAACCGTGACCACGAACTCCGCCGTACCTTCCCGCCGTTCCCGCCCCGGGACGGCGACCGCTTCGCCGAGAGCTGGTGGGGAAACGCCTGGGTCGGTGCGCTGGAGCAGGGCGCACTGGACGTGAAGCGGCTGGAGCGCGGTCGGGGATACGCGGGGCAGGGGCATGTCGACGCCATCACCGTGACGCCGGGGCTCGTGCTGGCCTACGTCCAGGGCAGCCGCCCCCGCCCGTACCGGGTGCAGGTACGCCTGCGCACGCTCGACGACACCGACTGGGACCGCTTCCTCGACGCGGCCGCCGACCGCCCCGGGCACATCGCCGCGCTGCTCGACAAGGAGATGCCCCAGTCCCTCGCGGAGTGCGGCGTGCCGCTGCTGCCCGGCCCCGGTGACCTGGAGCCCCGGTGCAGCTGCCCCGACCGCGGTCACCCCTGCAAGCACGCGGCCGCCCTCTGCTACCAGACCGCCCGGCTGCTCGACGCCGACCCCTTCGTCCTGCTCCTGCTGCGCGGCCGGGGCGAGCGGGAACTGCTCGACGCGCTGTCCCGGCTGAGCGCCACCCGCGCGGCGCGCGCCGCGCGGGACAAGGGCCCGGCGCCCCTGCCCGGCGTGCGGGCCGCGGAGGTCCTCGCGTCGAGCGCCCTGGCGCCCCTGCCCGCACCACTGCCTCCGCCCGCGCACCCCGAGCAGCCCCCGGCCTACCCGGCGGCCCCCGGCGGCCCGGACCCCTTCGCGCTGGACCAGCTCGCCACGGACGCCGCCGCCCGCGCCCACGCCCTGCTCGGCACGGGCCGTGACCCGGTCGGGCAGCTGACCTTCTGGCAGGACGCGGTGCGCCTGGCCGCGGCCCGCCCGGGCGCGGGACTCACCGCCGGGACCCGGTCGCTCTACGCGTCCCTCGCCGCGGCGGCGGGCCGCACCCCGTCCGAGCTGGCCCGGGCGGTCGCCGCCTGGCGTCAGGGAGGGCTGGAGGGCCTCGCCGTCCTGGAGGAGCCGTGGGACCCGCCGGCCGGGCGGTTCGACCGGGCCCGCCCCCTCCTGCTCGCCGCCGACCTGCCCGCCTTCCGCCCCTGGCGCAACCACCTCACCCACCCCCGGGGCCACCTCCAGCTCCGCCTCGGCTGCGACGGTCTCTGGTACGCCTACGAGTCCGAGCCGGGCCACGACGACTGGTGGCCGAGAGGCACTCCCGACCCGGACCCGGTCGGCGCCCTCACCGGCCTGGGCGTGCCGGGCGACTTCTGA
- a CDS encoding thioesterase II family protein, with translation MTEKLEDSPWIRRFHESVPGATRLVCFPFAGGSASYFYELSQRLRAVVEVLAVQYPGRHDRMGEACVESVPELAAGVAEALAASADDRPVVFFGHSMGALVAFETAIALSGGGSAPRALLVSASRGPSVPARRDENFGTDAEIMADLRELNGTSEQLLANEALMQVVLPVVRADYRAVARYRSSPEARVSCPVTALTGDDDPLVDQSEARVWERHTTGGFRLRQFPGGHFFLDENRDRLCEELALLTASAAALGH, from the coding sequence GTGACAGAGAAGCTCGAAGACAGTCCCTGGATCCGCCGATTTCACGAAAGCGTGCCCGGCGCAACGCGTCTGGTGTGCTTCCCGTTCGCGGGTGGCTCGGCTTCGTATTTCTACGAACTGTCCCAAAGGCTGAGGGCTGTTGTGGAGGTTCTGGCCGTGCAGTACCCCGGGCGGCACGACCGCATGGGAGAAGCGTGCGTGGAGAGCGTCCCCGAACTCGCCGCGGGTGTGGCCGAGGCACTGGCCGCATCCGCGGACGACCGGCCCGTGGTGTTTTTCGGCCACAGTATGGGCGCGCTGGTGGCCTTCGAGACGGCGATCGCCCTGAGCGGTGGTGGCTCGGCTCCGCGCGCCCTGCTCGTCTCCGCCAGCCGGGGCCCGTCCGTGCCCGCCCGCCGGGACGAGAACTTCGGGACGGACGCGGAGATCATGGCGGATCTCAGGGAGTTGAACGGCACCAGCGAACAGCTGCTGGCCAACGAGGCGCTCATGCAGGTCGTGCTGCCGGTGGTGCGCGCCGACTACCGGGCCGTGGCGCGTTACCGCAGTTCGCCTGAGGCCCGGGTGAGCTGCCCGGTCACCGCCCTGACCGGGGACGACGACCCGCTGGTCGACCAGTCCGAGGCCCGTGTCTGGGAGCGGCACACGACCGGCGGCTTCCGCCTGCGGCAGTTCCCGGGGGGTCACTTCTTCCTGGACGAGAACCGGGACCGGCTGTGTGAGGAGCTGGCTCTGCTGACGGCCTCGGCAGCGGCGCTCGGCCACTGA